From one Bacteroides intestinalis DSM 17393 genomic stretch:
- a CDS encoding S9 family peptidase encodes MNVCKLGLSIAMLLSGGMAFAQGTVDDYNRAYALREKFSANKVFYSNVTPQWIEGTHQFWYVRNTPEGRIYVSVNADKKSRKELFDHKRLASALSNASGKEVNPEAIQLERLRVNPSLDTLRFVFGNQCWMYTTRKNQLVNEGSLPDRNAPQKHWMERDDEKEAAPVTSPDGKYTAYIKNQNVYVKELATGKEKQLSLDGTLSNYYSAYIRWSPDSKKVASCKIRPVEKRYVYYVESSPADQLQPKLHKQEYAKPGDELPFKIPCIYEVETGRGIIPSTDLFDRQYEIYGPEWNNDSRAVTFEYNQRGHQVYRVLELSAETGIVHPLIEETSDKYVNYTRRFRHDLRDNKHIIWMSERDNWNHLYMYDRTTAQPIHQITRGEWYVREVLRVDEDNRQIYFSANGVQPGEDPYLIRYYRIGFDGKDLVCLTPEEGMHRAWFSGDMNYLVDVYSMVNKAPVTVLRSAEDGKVVMPLETADISRLEAEGWKAPEVFTAKGRDGKTDMWGLIVRPTNFDPNRKYPVIEYIYQGPGDQYVPKTFIPYNWYMTSLAELGFIVVMVDGMGTSFRSREFENVCYKNLKDAGLPDHIAWIKAAGEKYPYMDMDRVGIYGCSAGGQESTTAVLLHPEFYKAAYSACGCHDNRMDKIWWNELWLGYPVGDQYKEGSNVENAHLLSRPLMLVVGELDDNVDPASTMQVVNALIKANKDFELVVIPGAHHTMGEDFGEHKRYDFFVRHLMGGNPPKWDKVKK; translated from the coding sequence ATGAATGTTTGTAAATTAGGTTTGTCGATAGCCATGCTCCTTAGCGGGGGCATGGCTTTCGCACAAGGCACGGTGGACGATTATAACCGTGCCTACGCATTGAGAGAGAAATTCAGTGCCAACAAAGTATTCTACTCCAACGTCACACCGCAATGGATAGAAGGCACACATCAGTTCTGGTATGTACGCAATACGCCCGAAGGCCGTATCTACGTATCGGTGAACGCAGACAAGAAAAGCAGAAAGGAATTGTTCGACCACAAGCGTTTGGCAAGCGCACTGAGCAACGCGTCCGGCAAAGAAGTAAACCCCGAAGCAATCCAGTTGGAACGGTTACGGGTGAATCCGAGCTTAGATACGCTTCGTTTTGTATTCGGCAACCAATGCTGGATGTACACCACCCGCAAGAATCAGTTGGTAAATGAAGGCAGCTTGCCCGACCGTAATGCACCACAGAAGCACTGGATGGAGCGAGATGACGAAAAAGAAGCCGCTCCCGTAACTTCACCCGATGGAAAGTATACCGCCTATATCAAAAATCAGAATGTATATGTGAAGGAACTTGCCACGGGAAAAGAAAAGCAGTTGAGCCTTGACGGTACACTCAGCAACTATTACTCAGCTTATATCCGCTGGTCTCCGGACAGCAAGAAGGTGGCATCCTGCAAAATCCGCCCGGTAGAGAAACGATATGTGTACTATGTAGAGTCTTCTCCGGCAGATCAACTCCAACCGAAGCTGCACAAGCAGGAATATGCCAAACCGGGAGACGAACTTCCTTTCAAGATACCTTGCATTTATGAAGTTGAAACAGGACGAGGCATCATCCCCAGCACCGACCTCTTCGATCGGCAGTATGAAATATACGGTCCCGAATGGAACAATGACAGTCGTGCCGTAACCTTCGAATACAATCAGCGTGGACATCAGGTATATCGTGTACTTGAACTCTCTGCCGAGACAGGCATCGTGCATCCTCTGATAGAAGAAACCTCTGACAAATACGTGAACTATACCCGCCGTTTCCGTCACGACCTAAGGGACAACAAGCACATCATCTGGATGAGCGAACGGGATAACTGGAACCACCTGTACATGTATGACCGCACTACCGCACAGCCCATCCATCAGATAACCCGCGGCGAATGGTATGTGCGCGAAGTGCTCCGCGTAGACGAGGACAACCGACAGATTTATTTCTCCGCAAATGGTGTACAACCCGGTGAGGACCCTTATCTCATCCGCTATTACCGCATTGGTTTCGACGGGAAAGACTTGGTTTGCCTTACTCCGGAAGAAGGAATGCACCGTGCCTGGTTCTCGGGAGATATGAATTATCTGGTAGACGTTTACTCTATGGTAAACAAAGCTCCTGTTACCGTATTGCGCAGTGCCGAAGATGGCAAGGTGGTGATGCCGCTGGAGACAGCCGATATCAGTCGTCTGGAAGCAGAAGGCTGGAAAGCACCGGAAGTATTTACCGCCAAGGGGCGTGACGGCAAAACGGATATGTGGGGACTGATTGTTCGTCCCACCAACTTCGACCCGAACCGGAAGTATCCGGTTATCGAATACATTTACCAAGGTCCCGGCGACCAATATGTACCCAAGACTTTCATTCCGTACAATTGGTACATGACTTCACTTGCCGAACTCGGCTTTATCGTCGTCATGGTGGATGGAATGGGAACTTCTTTCCGTTCACGCGAATTTGAAAATGTATGTTATAAGAATCTGAAAGATGCAGGACTTCCCGATCACATCGCTTGGATAAAAGCTGCCGGAGAGAAGTATCCGTATATGGATATGGACCGCGTAGGCATCTACGGCTGTTCCGCCGGAGGTCAGGAGTCCACCACTGCCGTGCTGCTGCATCCCGAATTCTACAAAGCCGCTTATTCCGCCTGTGGCTGCCACGACAACCGCATGGATAAAATCTGGTGGAACGAACTCTGGCTGGGATATCCCGTGGGAGATCAATATAAGGAAGGATCGAATGTAGAGAATGCCCATTTGTTGAGCCGCCCCCTAATGCTGGTAGTCGGTGAACTGGATGACAATGTAGACCCCGCTTCAACCATGCAAGTAGTAAACGCTTTGATTAAGGCAAACAAGGATTTTGAACTGGTAGTCATCCCTGGCGCACACCATACGATGGGCGAAGACTTCGGGGAACATAAACGGTATGATTTCTTTGTACGTCATTTGATGGGGGGAAACCCGCCAAAGTGGGACAAGGTGAAGAAGTGA
- a CDS encoding glycoside hydrolase family 97 catalytic domain-containing protein, whose product MKNNLSFKLVVISLFLYCGNNSLEAASGKKYALASPDGKLKVEISTGDKLSYQVMHEKDTILSLSNIGLVLADGTEIGNYSQATGIKRKKIRDNVESSFYRFKEFVVACNELDLKLKGGFGVTFRAYNDGVAYRFYTTRTAGVTVKDEIAEFNFNQDYTAYLPYTTNDKKPMAMAFQNIYDVTPLSKAQPKVAFLPVTVDCGKTKLTLLESDLEAYPGMFVESQKDGYGLKGVFASYPTQTDFYPWRMQEYVTETSDFIARSSEARTYPWRVLAVTEKDTDMPVNNLVYALASPNRIGDTSWIKTGKVAWDWWNDWNLKDVPFKAGINMDTYKYYIDFASRNDIEFIVLDEGWYNPKSGDMLTVIPELDLPELIAYGKQKGVDIILWTVFNVLDKQLEAACKKYSEMGIKGFKVDFLDRDDQTAVEMVYRIADATAKHKLTLDLHGIYKPTGINRTYPNIINFESLFGMEEVKWTDIKNNMPLYDVTFPYIRMMAGPVDYTPGAMRNATKADWRAVYYSPMSMGTRCHQLAAYIVHDSPLTMLCDAPTNYLNEQECVDFITSIPVETDSTFIAAGKMGEYIVSVRKKDINWYIGGMTNWDERDVELDFSFLPSNVRYTATLFADGINANKQAEDYRTEKLIIDKNSRIKLHLASGGGFAMKLELYPVRGEVTSIPEGKNIPSFYKKYIETEGLYVTSSERVSDEALLKACDIISLMLSKRPDVKAHMVKKGCHVMVIGKDEETCDLPEFAHICNSPDSIAYWNWRARGFGGAPEDEFSASCGEENLLALPQDKYMGENILIHEFAHLIHMVGIAGVEPDFNDRLEALWKSAGEKGLWAGTYALSNKEEYFAECVQSFFNCNRYADPANGVHNSMNRRVKLKAYDPEMYKLLKEYFYEIEIPINNEIHK is encoded by the coding sequence ATGAAAAACAACCTCTCTTTCAAATTAGTCGTTATTTCCTTATTTCTGTATTGCGGAAATAATTCACTCGAGGCAGCATCAGGAAAGAAATACGCACTGGCATCTCCCGACGGAAAACTGAAAGTAGAAATCAGTACCGGAGACAAATTATCTTATCAGGTAATGCACGAAAAGGATACAATTCTCTCTCTTTCTAACATAGGCTTGGTTCTGGCTGACGGAACCGAAATAGGAAACTATTCTCAGGCAACAGGTATAAAAAGGAAAAAGATCAGGGATAATGTAGAATCCTCTTTCTACCGCTTCAAGGAGTTCGTTGTTGCATGCAATGAACTCGACTTGAAGTTGAAAGGTGGTTTTGGAGTTACTTTCCGCGCTTATAATGATGGAGTAGCTTACCGTTTCTATACCACACGTACAGCAGGTGTTACAGTCAAAGATGAAATAGCTGAATTCAACTTTAATCAAGATTATACAGCTTATCTTCCTTATACGACGAATGACAAAAAGCCGATGGCAATGGCTTTTCAAAATATATACGATGTTACCCCACTATCAAAGGCACAGCCGAAAGTAGCTTTCCTACCCGTTACAGTGGACTGCGGTAAAACCAAATTAACTCTACTGGAATCTGATCTTGAAGCATATCCGGGAATGTTTGTAGAATCTCAGAAAGATGGATATGGGCTAAAAGGTGTTTTTGCCTCCTACCCTACCCAAACAGATTTCTATCCTTGGCGTATGCAGGAGTATGTAACAGAAACCAGTGATTTCATAGCACGCAGTAGTGAGGCACGTACTTATCCTTGGCGCGTACTGGCTGTTACAGAAAAGGATACGGATATGCCTGTTAATAATCTGGTGTATGCACTGGCATCTCCCAATCGCATAGGTGACACATCATGGATAAAGACCGGAAAAGTGGCCTGGGATTGGTGGAATGACTGGAATCTGAAAGATGTCCCCTTTAAGGCAGGTATCAATATGGATACCTATAAATATTACATAGACTTCGCCAGCAGGAATGATATAGAGTTTATAGTGCTCGACGAGGGTTGGTATAACCCGAAAAGCGGTGATATGCTGACTGTTATTCCGGAACTGGATCTTCCGGAACTGATTGCCTACGGAAAACAGAAAGGAGTTGATATCATTCTTTGGACAGTATTCAATGTACTCGACAAACAACTGGAAGCCGCCTGCAAGAAGTACTCCGAAATGGGTATCAAAGGCTTCAAAGTAGACTTTCTAGATCGTGACGATCAGACTGCTGTTGAAATGGTATATCGTATCGCTGATGCTACGGCAAAACATAAGTTGACACTCGACCTCCATGGCATTTACAAACCTACAGGTATCAATCGCACTTATCCGAATATCATCAACTTTGAGAGCCTGTTCGGTATGGAAGAGGTGAAGTGGACGGATATCAAGAATAACATGCCTCTCTACGATGTGACCTTCCCTTATATCCGTATGATGGCAGGGCCGGTAGATTATACTCCGGGTGCCATGCGCAATGCAACGAAAGCCGACTGGCGTGCCGTCTATTACTCACCGATGAGTATGGGAACCCGTTGTCATCAGTTGGCCGCCTATATTGTACACGATTCTCCGCTCACCATGCTGTGCGATGCTCCGACGAATTATCTGAATGAACAGGAATGTGTGGACTTCATCACTTCAATTCCTGTGGAGACGGATTCTACCTTTATCGCCGCAGGTAAAATGGGAGAATATATCGTTAGTGTACGAAAGAAAGATATCAACTGGTACATTGGCGGGATGACAAACTGGGATGAACGTGATGTAGAACTTGACTTTTCGTTCCTGCCTTCCAATGTTCGCTATACAGCCACGCTTTTTGCTGATGGTATTAATGCGAACAAGCAAGCGGAAGATTATCGTACAGAGAAACTGATTATAGATAAAAACAGCCGGATAAAGCTACATTTAGCTTCGGGCGGAGGATTCGCGATGAAACTTGAGTTATATCCGGTGCGAGGTGAAGTAACGTCCATACCCGAGGGAAAGAATATTCCTTCTTTTTATAAGAAATACATTGAAACTGAGGGATTATATGTCACTTCTTCCGAAAGGGTAAGTGATGAAGCGTTGCTGAAAGCCTGCGATATCATCAGTCTGATGCTATCAAAACGTCCGGATGTAAAAGCGCATATGGTGAAAAAAGGCTGCCATGTGATGGTTATCGGTAAAGACGAAGAAACTTGTGATTTACCGGAATTTGCCCATATCTGCAATTCACCGGACAGCATTGCATACTGGAACTGGCGTGCCCGTGGTTTCGGTGGAGCACCGGAAGATGAGTTCTCCGCCAGTTGCGGGGAAGAGAATCTGTTGGCCTTGCCACAAGATAAATATATGGGTGAGAATATTCTGATTCATGAATTTGCTCATCTGATACATATGGTAGGAATTGCAGGTGTGGAACCGGATTTCAATGACCGACTGGAAGCATTGTGGAAAAGTGCTGGAGAAAAAGGGCTATGGGCCGGTACTTATGCATTAAGCAACAAGGAAGAGTATTTTGCGGAATGTGTACAGTCTTTCTTTAACTGTAACCGTTACGCTGATCCAGCCAATGGTGTACACAATTCTATGAATCGTCGCGTAAAGCTGAAAGCCTACGATCCGGAAATGTACAAGTTGTTGAAAGAATATTTTTATGAGATAGAGATACCGATTAATAATGAAATACATAAATGA
- a CDS encoding glycoside hydrolase family 127 protein, whose amino-acid sequence MRKVLVTTLLVAATIGGQAQVKNQSHGYPIDPVPFTSVKVTDSFWGQRLNASREVTIPLAFSKCEETGRYQNFVNAAHPSDTIKVGGLAFDDTDVYKTIEGASYLLQTYPDKKLAKYIDSVLVIVAAAQEPDGYLYTSRTMNPKHPHEWAGSKRWEKVEDLSHEFYNLGHMVEGAIAHYQATGKKNFLNIAIRYADCVCREIGTGEGQQIRVPGHQIAEMALAKLYLVTGDKKYLDQAKFFLDQRGYTSRTDEYSQAHKPVVQQDEAVGHAVRAAYMYAGMADVAALTGDTAYIHAIDRIWDNIVGKKYYITGGIGATAAGEAFGKNYELPNMSAYCETCAAIGNVYVNYRLFLLHGESKYYDVLERTLYNGLISGVSLDGGGFFYPNPMESMGQHQRQPWFGCACCPSNICRFIPSLPGYIYAVKDKDVYVNLFMSNTSDLKVGGKAVSIEQTTQYPWNGDITIGINKNSAGQFNLKVRIPGWVRGQVVPSDLYTYSDGKRLKYTVKVNGEAVQNELKDGYFCIDRRWKKGDKVEVHFDMEPRIVKANNKVEADRGRIAVERGPIVYCAEFPDNNFDIFSVFMNRNPKFEVVEKPDLLYGINQLKTGAQTLGYDDQGRLTTTDVSLTLIPYYAWAHRGSGAMEVWLPQELSASRPTMPATLASESKIDASHRAKSISAINDRLIPKDENDRSLPYYHWWPKQGTTEWITYEFPAEAAVSSSTVYWFDDAPWGGCRVPKSWKIYYKDAQGQWQPVTGADKYGVVKGAGNTVNFDPVKTKSIKLEITLPDKHAAGVYEWEVQ is encoded by the coding sequence ATGAGAAAAGTATTAGTTACCACCCTGCTGGTTGCCGCCACCATAGGCGGTCAGGCACAAGTGAAAAACCAATCACACGGGTATCCCATCGATCCCGTACCTTTCACCTCGGTGAAAGTAACCGACTCCTTCTGGGGACAACGCCTCAACGCGAGCCGAGAGGTAACCATCCCCCTGGCATTCAGCAAATGCGAGGAAACCGGAAGATATCAGAACTTTGTCAACGCAGCACATCCCAGCGATACGATTAAAGTAGGCGGACTGGCTTTCGACGATACGGACGTCTATAAAACCATCGAGGGCGCCAGCTACCTGTTACAGACTTATCCGGACAAGAAACTGGCTAAATACATTGACAGTGTACTGGTAATTGTAGCCGCAGCACAAGAACCGGACGGATACCTCTACACCAGTCGCACCATGAACCCGAAGCATCCACACGAATGGGCGGGAAGCAAACGTTGGGAAAAGGTAGAAGACCTGAGCCACGAGTTCTACAACCTGGGACACATGGTGGAAGGCGCCATCGCTCACTACCAGGCCACCGGAAAGAAGAACTTCCTCAATATCGCCATCCGATATGCCGACTGCGTATGCCGTGAAATCGGTACAGGCGAGGGACAGCAAATCCGCGTTCCCGGACATCAGATTGCAGAAATGGCACTTGCCAAACTTTATCTGGTCACCGGAGACAAGAAATACCTCGACCAGGCCAAGTTCTTCCTCGACCAGCGTGGATATACCAGCCGTACGGACGAATACAGCCAAGCACATAAACCGGTGGTTCAGCAGGATGAGGCTGTGGGGCACGCTGTTCGCGCCGCATATATGTATGCAGGTATGGCCGACGTAGCCGCCCTGACGGGAGACACCGCCTATATCCATGCCATCGACCGCATCTGGGATAATATCGTCGGCAAGAAATACTACATCACCGGCGGTATCGGAGCTACCGCAGCCGGAGAGGCTTTCGGCAAGAATTATGAATTGCCCAACATGTCAGCCTATTGCGAGACTTGTGCTGCCATCGGCAACGTGTACGTCAACTACCGTCTTTTCCTCCTGCACGGTGAATCCAAATACTACGATGTACTGGAACGCACCTTATACAATGGTCTGATTTCAGGTGTATCCCTGGACGGCGGTGGCTTCTTCTACCCCAACCCGATGGAAAGTATGGGACAGCATCAACGCCAGCCCTGGTTCGGTTGTGCCTGCTGCCCGTCCAACATCTGCCGTTTCATCCCGTCCCTGCCGGGGTATATCTACGCTGTGAAGGATAAGGACGTTTACGTTAACCTCTTCATGTCCAATACTTCCGACCTGAAAGTGGGTGGCAAAGCTGTTTCTATCGAGCAAACCACCCAATACCCGTGGAACGGCGACATCACCATCGGCATCAACAAGAACAGCGCCGGACAGTTCAACCTGAAAGTCCGTATTCCCGGATGGGTTCGGGGTCAGGTAGTTCCCAGTGACCTGTATACCTATAGTGACGGCAAGCGTCTGAAGTACACAGTGAAAGTAAACGGAGAAGCCGTACAGAATGAGCTGAAAGATGGTTATTTCTGCATCGACCGCCGTTGGAAAAAGGGTGACAAGGTGGAAGTACACTTCGACATGGAACCGCGTATCGTGAAAGCCAACAATAAAGTGGAAGCCGACCGCGGACGCATTGCCGTAGAACGCGGACCGATTGTATACTGTGCAGAATTCCCGGATAATAACTTCGACATCTTCAGCGTATTCATGAACCGCAACCCGAAGTTTGAAGTGGTAGAAAAGCCCGATCTCCTGTATGGCATCAACCAATTGAAGACCGGCGCACAGACACTTGGCTACGACGATCAGGGTCGCCTGACCACTACCGATGTGAGCCTGACACTGATACCTTACTACGCATGGGCTCACCGTGGTTCGGGAGCTATGGAAGTATGGTTGCCGCAAGAGCTGAGCGCATCCCGCCCCACCATGCCTGCCACACTGGCTTCGGAAAGTAAAATAGACGCATCCCATCGCGCAAAATCCATCTCGGCCATCAATGACCGCCTGATTCCGAAAGATGAAAATGACCGTTCCCTGCCCTACTACCATTGGTGGCCCAAACAGGGAACTACGGAATGGATCACGTATGAATTCCCGGCAGAAGCTGCCGTATCAAGTTCCACCGTATATTGGTTTGATGATGCCCCTTGGGGCGGCTGTCGTGTACCGAAAAGCTGGAAGATATATTATAAAGATGCGCAAGGCCAGTGGCAGCCCGTCACAGGTGCCGACAAATATGGCGTTGTAAAAGGTGCGGGAAACACCGTAAACTTTGATCCCGTAAAAACCAAATCAATAAAACTGGAAATCACCCTGCCAGACAAACATGCAGCAGGTGTTTATGAATGGGAAGTACAATAA
- a CDS encoding family 43 glycosylhydrolase: MNRTILLITFFLIGAISAFAQAAFNTPGAGNPVIPGYFADPTIKKFGDTYYMYATTDGSGAGFGPAQVWTSKDFINWTLMPMNWPDSHWIWAPDVMQHSDGKYYYFYCQPCIIHCGVSETPRGPWKNILGNSEAVLIPDRFVTNAITLDGQTFVDDDGSVYMYWGTWGIYKGFGCGAGKSAPDLKSFIETRLIPNTEATDFFEAPFVIKRNGTYYFMYSSGSCHDHTYRVQYATSDKPLGPYTYGGCILETNADGTIHGPGHHSILQEGNDYYIIYHRHDNPHSNRGFHRQLCIDRMSFNADGTIQKIIPTHDGVGALAPSVVKSANLAFGKSVRASSSYDDNFRPEYAVDDNNGTLWHPRGMGQEWLEIDLGRTQQIQTIWTQFEYGTQFYQYLIETSTDGKHWNIFADKRNNHLAGSPMVDFGKAKARFVRLTYTGGQKNGFGGAIWNIKVFSGIEDSAPQQWIGLTAADWNGREWQNNEGMLGGAFILKAGSARTKRIDGRDALVLEPGTTLEYRHPLLSPSKEHTISGLVHRLGRWQNYEAESALSSGVISLQSGAKPLIITNLRYYNWKQAPAEQEYDTTTDIVRLPTADQQKRGLVVSITADDFAAGDTVHYLSNHGIEGYFEAHKAPSIIKEVEGKKSFSFDGHQVFQSNFSLPATLLDNAPYTLEAWILNDSIAENECVADFTTSHDELEKIMLFSGTEPRCGVINHYGWYEDAGYKDMKELTGKWQHIYICFDGRMEQVYINGKLISEKDIQLLIKPSQYVTLGRNVERNWPFTGYLHSLKLWDEYIPIKK; this comes from the coding sequence ATGAATAGAACCATTCTTTTAATCACTTTCTTTTTAATAGGAGCCATTTCCGCCTTTGCACAGGCCGCTTTCAATACTCCCGGTGCCGGCAATCCCGTGATTCCCGGATATTTCGCCGACCCTACCATCAAAAAGTTTGGTGATACTTATTATATGTACGCCACTACCGATGGCAGTGGTGCAGGCTTCGGCCCTGCACAAGTATGGACCAGCAAGGACTTCATTAACTGGACCCTGATGCCCATGAACTGGCCCGACAGCCACTGGATATGGGCACCCGATGTGATGCAGCACTCTGATGGAAAGTACTACTATTTCTACTGCCAGCCCTGTATCATTCATTGCGGAGTCAGTGAAACGCCCCGTGGCCCGTGGAAGAATATCCTAGGCAATAGCGAAGCCGTCCTCATCCCCGACCGTTTCGTAACAAATGCCATCACTCTGGATGGACAAACATTTGTGGACGATGACGGTTCAGTCTATATGTACTGGGGAACCTGGGGTATTTACAAAGGTTTCGGTTGCGGTGCCGGAAAATCAGCTCCCGATTTGAAGAGTTTTATCGAAACCCGCCTCATCCCCAATACCGAAGCCACCGATTTCTTTGAAGCACCTTTTGTAATCAAACGCAATGGAACCTACTACTTTATGTATTCCTCCGGTTCCTGCCACGACCACACATACCGTGTGCAATACGCCACCTCAGACAAGCCTCTGGGGCCTTACACCTATGGCGGCTGCATCCTCGAAACCAATGCTGACGGAACCATTCACGGTCCCGGACATCACAGTATCCTCCAGGAAGGCAATGATTACTATATCATTTATCACCGCCACGATAATCCACACTCCAACCGTGGTTTCCACCGCCAGCTTTGCATCGACCGCATGTCATTCAATGCAGACGGGACGATTCAGAAAATCATCCCTACTCATGACGGCGTAGGTGCACTGGCCCCCTCCGTTGTTAAATCAGCCAACCTTGCCTTTGGTAAAAGCGTGCGTGCCTCTTCCTCTTATGATGACAACTTCCGTCCCGAATATGCCGTAGATGATAACAACGGAACTTTATGGCACCCGCGCGGCATGGGACAGGAATGGCTTGAAATAGACTTGGGACGCACCCAGCAGATACAAACGATCTGGACCCAATTTGAATATGGCACTCAGTTCTATCAATACCTGATTGAAACTTCAACAGACGGTAAACACTGGAATATCTTTGCCGACAAGCGAAACAATCATCTGGCAGGCAGTCCGATGGTGGACTTCGGAAAAGCCAAAGCCCGCTTCGTGCGCCTCACTTATACCGGCGGACAGAAGAATGGCTTCGGTGGTGCTATCTGGAACATCAAGGTATTTTCCGGTATCGAAGACTCCGCTCCCCAACAGTGGATCGGTCTGACAGCCGCCGACTGGAATGGTCGCGAATGGCAGAACAATGAAGGAATGTTAGGAGGTGCTTTTATCCTGAAAGCAGGATCAGCCCGCACCAAGCGCATTGACGGACGCGATGCACTGGTTCTCGAACCGGGTACTACACTGGAATACCGTCACCCGTTACTTTCTCCCTCCAAGGAGCATACAATTAGTGGGTTAGTTCATAGGTTAGGTAGATGGCAAAACTACGAAGCGGAGTCCGCCCTTTCATCCGGCGTGATTTCGCTTCAAAGTGGAGCCAAACCCTTAATCATCACTAATCTGCGCTACTATAACTGGAAACAGGCACCTGCCGAACAGGAATATGATACCACTACGGATATCGTCCGCTTACCGACTGCTGATCAGCAAAAGCGTGGCCTAGTAGTAAGCATCACCGCCGATGACTTCGCCGCAGGCGACACCGTACATTATCTTTCCAATCATGGAATAGAAGGATACTTCGAAGCCCACAAAGCCCCCTCCATCATTAAGGAAGTGGAAGGAAAAAAGAGTTTCAGTTTTGATGGTCATCAGGTATTCCAGTCCAACTTCTCCCTGCCTGCAACCTTGCTGGACAATGCCCCCTATACATTGGAAGCCTGGATACTGAATGATTCTATTGCCGAAAACGAATGTGTAGCCGACTTCACGACTTCGCATGACGAATTGGAAAAGATTATGCTCTTCAGTGGTACGGAACCCCGATGCGGTGTCATCAACCACTACGGCTGGTACGAAGATGCCGGATACAAGGACATGAAAGAGCTGACCGGCAAATGGCAGCATATCTATATTTGTTTCGACGGCCGCATGGAACAAGTATATATCAATGGTAAATTAATTAGCGAAAAAGACATTCAATTGCTAATAAAACCATCACAATACGTAACTTTGGGGCGGAATGTAGAACGCAACTGGCCGTTCACGGGCTACCTGCATTCACTGAAACTATGGGACGAATATATTCCAATCAAGAAATAA